The Silene latifolia isolate original U9 population chromosome Y, ASM4854445v1, whole genome shotgun sequence sequence TCAATGTTTGGAGATTGTCTCTGGTAGCCGTCGATACATAGAACGTTTTTCTTGTGTCTTTTTCCagaaattttcttctttctaacTTCTTGATTTTTACCCCATATAAGATCCGACTTTATTTGCTCTCCATTTTAGCCTTGGAGAGCTTATTTAGTCATTTATCTTAAGAATAAAGGTCTAAATCAAGAAGTCAAGAAGTTTCATAGAACATTCTTTgagtttattttcatgttttgattATTTCAAAACAATGAACTATGTTAATTTTTGTGTTTAGAGTATTTACATTGCTTTGACCTGTAACTATACAAAGGGATTTGTATAGTGATTCGAAGGTAAAGATGGATAGCATGATGAACAACTTTCTATAAGGTTCGGTAGTACTTGATTACTGAATTAGTTTTGGACTATTTTTTTGCAGAAGTAGGTTCAACTTGAATTGATGCTCATAGATCTGTTTTCTCTATTTCTGGGATTAGTTtttgttttgtaatttttttttcttttcgggcTTTTATAAATTTCGACTTTCTTTTGATAGTCTTATCTTTGCCCTTGTTATCTTGGTTCGATTATGGTAATTTGGAAGCCCTTGTCTTCCTTTTACCGCTCCCATCCGCAAGGATGTTATTGGTTAATTTCGATTAGCCTAGTTTCCTAAGTAGGGCTGTAGGACCTCTGGTGTACCAAAAGCGCTTCTACGGAAATAAATTTTGCATATGCCCCGGTGGTTCTCAAGTTAATAGTGCACGCATCACTGATTCTATCCATTATGGCTGTGTTCCTGGTAAGATCCACTTATTTACAGTGAACTTTGTGAGATTGTCTCTTATAAATAAAATGGTGAAGTTCATTCTACATAATAAAGTTATAGAATCTCAGTAATTTGCCTCTCTTATGTACAGTGATTATATCTGATTACTATGATCTACCATTTAACGACATTCTTGACTGGCGTAAATTTGCCGTGGTTCTGAGAGAGCGGGATGTATACCAGCTTAAACAAATTCTAAAGGGTATAACAGATGCGGAATTTGTTCACCTACACATGAATATGGTTGAGGTAAACAATATTTTTCCTGAATAGATAACAGACTTTAAGTTCCTCCCTTCTCACAATCAAAGTACAACATATTTCAACATTGAATGCGTCTCAATTTTTTTTGCAGATACAGAAGCATTTTCAGCGGAACATCCCTCCGATCAAATATGATGCATTCCATATGATAATGTATGAGCTCTGGTTGCGGCACCATGTCATCAAATACTGACTTTTCATTAGCATGTTTACTGTATACATCAAAGGGTAGGTTGAAGGTGCTTCGATAGTTGGTGTGCTCCTCATCGGCTCACCCCGCTCGCAGATGATAGAAATGCAAGTACGCGACATCATAACCTTGTATACTAGGATTTGTTTTTGTGTGTAATTTTTTCATTTATTGAAGAAACACAATTTTATTTTACATAGTACATACATGTGATGCCCCAAAGTTCATGTTAATATCAGTGGAATTTCTGGGCTTGATGAAAGAGGTCTCTTGTAAAACCTTCTTCGGGTAAAACCACAAGTAAATGACAAATATATCTCGATCACAACTTGGGTAGCTATTAAAAGAAGTTCAATAATTCTATTATAAACGGTTTTACACAAAAGTTATTGTAAAACCATCAATTACTTTACTTAATTACACCTCCTCTAATAATCTCGACTATCTTCCATGATTGGCTAATAAGGCATCAAAGTACTTTATTAACACTGTCTTATTTGTgacggtcacaagcttgtgatctCTCACAACCTTCCTTCCATTTGCCCTCCCACTTAGAGGATCAAGACTAGTTATCCCGTTCGGTTACAGACATTAGGTACCTAAGGCCATGAGCAGAAGGGCAGGCAAAGGCACCTGTAGAACATAACCGTAGTCTCCAGACTAGTCACAAAGCCATACAAGTGGGGTGTGTAAGAAGGAGCTAGCCGAGCAGAGTCTCAagtaacacaaaatctcattgaagacgggcgatatccgtcacaagcttgtgatggataccgtttcctctcacaaaatgcccgttgagaggtgagtgggaagcacatggggggtgccctaccttgtcccctctccctttttgtgagaggtcacaagcttgtgacgggattagcccgtcacaagcaaaacTAGCTGCTCAAGTAATTCTTTACTGAGATTTTGTAGGGAAGTTTAGAGGTAAGGGTAAAATTATCATTAAGACTTCGCCAAGTCTTAAGACTGCTATACCagctttccactaacttttattatttctttattgtttagACTCCGCTTAGATTCACCTCAAACTCCATACATTATCAGTCACTCACCTCGAACTCTATTtccatttcactttttttttttattcttacaaacttaaaaaaaaaaaaaaaagaactaagaacaagaacaagaaaaaatgacACATAGGATCCAATCATTGGATAATTTCTTTTGAAAGTAGGGTCAAGATTTACCCAAaatcttaagttga is a genomic window containing:
- the LOC141629491 gene encoding putative glycosyltransferase At5g03795, giving the protein MQGTSYENMTVIVKDYVESLIDKYPYWNRTLGADHFFVICHDVGVRATEGLPLLVKNSIRVVCSPSYDVGFIPHKDVALPQVLQPFALPAGGNDIVNRTNLGFWAGHRNLKIRVILARVWENDTELDIPSFLSRAVGPLVYQKRFYGNKFCICPGGSQVNSARITDSIHYGCVPVIISDYYDLPFNDILDWRKFAVVLRERDVYQLKQILKGITDAEFVHLHMNMVEIQKHFQRNIPPIKYDAFHMIMYELWLRHHVIKY